A region from the Cellvibrio sp. PSBB006 genome encodes:
- a CDS encoding STAS domain-containing protein has product MRPPVPFIGEELIFRDDENPGDSKRHGQIIDEVLSTATDTSSWEDSVPVSSPGSPPAAAPAKRRTATTATIPAGTTTVHNPSSLSDIGPRMEWIPINNGHGLRINISGTIDQALRREWLRLLRETASKEIDQFEFNLTRTPALSLTSLSMLLLFREQKRSQRQNITLCHCNRQVWELLQWTGMDRYFVIQGATLEEKVKS; this is encoded by the coding sequence ATGCGACCACCGGTTCCTTTTATCGGCGAAGAACTGATCTTTAGAGATGATGAGAACCCGGGCGATAGTAAACGCCATGGGCAGATTATTGATGAGGTGTTAAGTACCGCCACGGATACCAGCAGCTGGGAAGACAGTGTTCCTGTTTCTTCTCCTGGCTCGCCGCCCGCCGCCGCACCAGCTAAACGTCGCACTGCGACTACTGCCACAATACCGGCAGGAACAACCACCGTTCATAACCCGTCATCCCTTAGCGATATTGGTCCGCGAATGGAGTGGATACCGATCAATAATGGGCACGGTTTGCGGATTAATATCAGCGGCACTATTGACCAGGCATTGCGCCGGGAATGGTTGCGGTTGTTGCGCGAAACGGCCAGTAAGGAAATTGATCAGTTTGAATTTAACCTGACCCGGACGCCGGCACTTAGTTTGACAAGTCTGTCGATGCTGTTGCTGTTCAGGGAGCAAAAGCGTTCACAGCGGCAGAATATTACGCTGTGTCATTGCAATCGCCAGGTGTGGGAGTTGTTGCAGTGGACGGGGATGGATCGCTATTTTGTGATTCAGGGGGCGACGTTGGAGGAGAAAGTGAAGTCTTGA
- a CDS encoding bifunctional diguanylate cyclase/phosphodiesterase: MQNKNTAVELIKKFQQLFTDLNHKQIAERLVKLVVVKPVVSRVVLIVERDNHLYVEAIACQRAPEPLVSGVATALSRLNYLPQQKIRETFLLGQAQALDGDHINTLGEKDTQKGCRACYLHPILEKDKTIAVYYIETERDLPQLQQAVVELDTVWTFSSLLIRQVIEMWRHEEQAERFRLAEQALWASETYLNAILRYSPALISVKDLDGNVVLASEHFKLMANIDEKGFVGKNVFDVYPADIAQSMWDIDVAARNKQQTFETELDLLHKDGTLHTYLVVKFPLRNKESEVFGVCTIGTDISERKLAENALREQQSRLNYMAFHDSLTSLPNRSLFYDRIFHGLARARRSNSKVALMLLDIDRFKIINDSLGHDSGDLLLKAIAMRLNEGVRDMDTVARLGGDEFVVVLEGVHDIDDVIFVANKLLVTLARPLEISGHEITTTVSIGVSIFPDDGSDADELLKNADIAMYKAKEAGKNNCQFYAKGMNATAVNYLLLENDLRRAVEQEQLTLHYQPQIDLQSGELMGVEALVRWQHPERGLVSPAHFIPLAEETGLIVPIGEWVLREACRQQKAWLNSGKHVGKMAVNLSPRQFRQKNFPGKVEAILRDTQLDAEYLELEITESCAMEHAGETINHLKQLNEMGLFLAIDDFGTGYSSLAYLQRFPIQKLKIDSSFVHDIHDDHNDAAIAKTIIGLAHGMQLKVVAEGVETEYQAEWLRQQGCDQAQGFLYAKPLSPKQFESHFHGGKFAFDGNVVKLDALKVGA, translated from the coding sequence ATGCAGAATAAAAATACAGCCGTTGAACTCATCAAGAAGTTTCAGCAACTATTCACTGACCTGAATCACAAACAGATTGCCGAACGCCTGGTCAAGCTGGTGGTGGTTAAACCCGTCGTCAGTCGGGTGGTGCTGATCGTTGAGCGCGATAACCACCTATACGTTGAAGCCATCGCATGCCAACGCGCACCGGAACCTTTGGTCAGTGGTGTGGCGACCGCGCTCTCGCGTTTAAATTATCTGCCGCAACAAAAAATTCGCGAAACGTTTTTGCTCGGCCAGGCCCAGGCGCTGGATGGCGATCACATCAATACCCTCGGTGAAAAAGACACCCAGAAAGGTTGTCGCGCCTGCTATTTGCATCCCATTCTGGAAAAAGACAAAACCATCGCGGTGTATTACATCGAAACCGAACGCGACCTGCCGCAACTGCAGCAAGCGGTGGTGGAACTGGATACCGTATGGACGTTCAGTTCGTTACTCATTCGCCAGGTTATCGAGATGTGGCGGCACGAAGAGCAAGCCGAACGTTTTCGTTTGGCCGAGCAGGCGCTCTGGGCCAGCGAAACCTATCTCAACGCGATACTGCGTTATTCGCCTGCACTCATTTCGGTAAAAGACCTGGACGGCAATGTGGTACTCGCCAGCGAGCATTTCAAACTGATGGCGAATATCGATGAGAAAGGTTTTGTGGGGAAAAATGTCTTTGATGTCTATCCGGCGGACATTGCCCAGTCCATGTGGGACATTGATGTAGCCGCACGCAACAAACAACAAACCTTTGAAACAGAGTTGGATTTATTACACAAGGACGGCACCCTGCACACTTATCTGGTGGTGAAGTTTCCGTTGCGTAATAAAGAGTCGGAAGTCTTCGGTGTATGTACTATCGGGACAGATATTTCCGAGCGCAAGTTGGCTGAAAATGCATTGCGTGAACAGCAATCGCGCCTCAACTACATGGCCTTCCACGACTCGCTGACGTCCTTGCCCAACCGTTCGTTATTTTACGATCGCATCTTCCACGGCCTTGCCCGTGCGCGACGCAGTAACAGCAAAGTGGCGTTGATGCTGCTGGACATTGATCGCTTCAAGATTATCAACGACAGCCTCGGGCACGACTCCGGCGATTTATTATTAAAGGCGATTGCCATGCGCCTTAACGAAGGCGTGCGCGATATGGATACCGTCGCGCGACTCGGTGGTGATGAGTTCGTGGTAGTGCTGGAAGGCGTGCATGACATTGACGATGTTATCTTCGTCGCTAATAAATTATTGGTCACCCTCGCGCGCCCGCTGGAAATCAGTGGCCATGAAATTACCACCACGGTCAGCATCGGTGTGAGTATCTTTCCTGATGACGGATCGGATGCGGATGAGCTGCTCAAGAATGCGGACATCGCTATGTATAAAGCCAAAGAGGCGGGTAAAAATAATTGTCAGTTTTATGCGAAAGGGATGAATGCAACAGCAGTCAATTATCTGCTGCTGGAGAATGATTTGCGACGTGCCGTAGAGCAGGAGCAATTGACGTTGCATTACCAACCCCAGATTGATTTGCAATCCGGCGAATTGATGGGGGTTGAAGCCTTGGTGCGTTGGCAACACCCGGAACGTGGCCTGGTTTCGCCCGCGCATTTTATTCCGCTGGCCGAAGAAACCGGCCTGATTGTGCCTATCGGTGAGTGGGTGTTGCGCGAAGCCTGTCGCCAACAAAAGGCCTGGCTCAACAGCGGTAAACACGTGGGCAAGATGGCGGTGAATCTGTCGCCGCGTCAATTCCGCCAGAAAAATTTTCCCGGCAAGGTGGAAGCGATTCTGCGTGATACTCAACTTGATGCCGAATACCTGGAACTGGAAATCACCGAAAGCTGCGCGATGGAGCATGCTGGCGAAACCATCAATCACCTCAAACAATTAAATGAGATGGGTTTGTTTCTCGCCATCGACGACTTCGGCACCGGCTATTCATCCTTGGCTTACTTGCAGCGGTTTCCGATTCAAAAACTCAAGATTGACAGCAGTTTCGTGCACGACATCCACGACGATCACAACGACGCTGCCATTGCAAAAACCATCATTGGCCTGGCGCACGGCATGCAATTGAAAGTGGTGGCGGAAGGTGTAGAGACGGAATACCAGGCCGAGTGGCTGCGCCAGCAGGGTTGTGACCAGGCACAAGGATTTCTCTATGCCAAACCCTTATCACCCAAACAATTCGAAAGTCACTTCCACGGCGGCAAGTTTGCGTTTGACGGCAACGTCGTGAAGCTGGATGCCTTAAAGGTAGGTGCCTGA
- a CDS encoding IS110 family transposase, which yields MTSIVGIDVSKAKMDVLWLKDRESGKVKSKVFPNDRAGHMALVAWLDKHIAQPREDIQVVMEATGVYHEALAYWLFEQGLKVSVVNPAYVRDFARSLGSVHKTDKKDSVVLALYGVRACPGLWQPEPQSIRELKALLARLEALETDLQRELNRQEKAQISQASTIVLESLGKMIVELQRERDRVDQEIDDHIDRHPDLKNDVALLKSIPGVGRVVSRLMLSVIRSRDFKAASECAAFVGVIPALRESGILRGRSFLSKKGSPKVRAKLYMAAIVAGQYNPTIKAQQDRLIRNGKTRMQALGAAMRKLVHLCFGVLKHQTAYSPQAA from the coding sequence ATGACGAGTATCGTTGGTATTGATGTCAGTAAAGCTAAGATGGATGTGTTGTGGCTCAAAGACCGTGAGAGCGGCAAGGTTAAATCGAAAGTCTTCCCCAATGATCGGGCTGGCCATATGGCCCTGGTCGCCTGGCTTGATAAACATATTGCCCAACCACGGGAAGATATCCAGGTGGTGATGGAAGCCACCGGGGTTTATCACGAAGCGCTGGCCTATTGGCTATTTGAGCAAGGGTTGAAGGTGAGTGTGGTGAATCCGGCCTATGTGCGCGACTTTGCCCGGAGCCTGGGCAGTGTTCACAAGACGGACAAGAAAGACAGTGTCGTTCTGGCGTTATACGGTGTGCGAGCTTGTCCGGGTTTATGGCAGCCGGAACCGCAAAGTATTCGGGAATTAAAGGCCCTGCTGGCCCGGTTAGAGGCGCTGGAGACGGATTTGCAGCGGGAATTAAATCGTCAGGAAAAGGCGCAGATCAGCCAGGCCTCAACGATTGTTCTGGAATCATTGGGCAAGATGATTGTGGAATTACAACGGGAGCGGGATCGGGTGGATCAGGAGATAGACGACCACATTGACCGTCACCCGGATTTGAAAAATGACGTGGCGTTACTAAAAAGTATTCCCGGTGTAGGCCGGGTGGTATCGCGTCTGATGCTGTCGGTCATCCGCAGCCGGGACTTCAAGGCGGCGAGTGAATGCGCGGCGTTTGTCGGGGTTATTCCCGCTCTGCGTGAATCGGGCATCTTGCGTGGGCGCAGCTTTCTGAGCAAGAAAGGCTCGCCGAAGGTGCGGGCGAAATTGTATATGGCGGCCATTGTAGCGGGTCAATATAACCCCACGATCAAAGCGCAACAGGACCGCCTGATCCGCAACGGCAAAACAAGGATGCAGGCGCTGGGGGCGGCGATGCGTAAGTTGGTGCACCTGTGTTTCGGTGTGCTCAAGCATCAAACAGCATACTCACCACAAGCGGCCTGA